The genomic segment ttataaccaGCGGATAACGCAAAATTAAATGGAGCGGGTGCcaatacaaattatttgtttgcggattgtgtgggttatattttttaaccaaaacataatTGAAACCAgcgggttggcgggttcgaccgAAAACCTAGCCCTAACCGAACGTATACcagattaattttttaaattgttattatttaataaaatatattttaattaagatttaCACACAAGTATGATttacaattattatttaataaaatatattttaattaagatttaCACACAAGTAtgatttacaaagaaaaatacaaataaaattacaaaaacaaaaatataataactaaattaaaacaaaaaatatacccgcccttttaagggtgggtcagaatctagttttttttaaaacctaAAACGAAAAACCAAAATGTTGAATGCTCTCTATTCAAGTTCATTTTCTCAGGTGGTATGAAACTGAAATTGAAATTGATCATGAATGAACAACACAAATATTTGAAAATGTTCGGCATAATCTTGGAGTTTGTTTATGATTAACAGATTATAGGAgttgaacagaaaaaaaaaacagattatatATAGGAAAATACTTACAATACACCATAAGTTAATTATATAGTCTATAATtgattattactaaaatatgatTGTCACATTTCAACCAGGGTAAGGGTAGGATCTGAGATTTCGggagtttatttttatttttttttcgttaTTTAGGtgcatatattcatataaaaacaatcaaaatttGGGGATGTCATATTaaacaagcaaacaaaaaaagtcaAATTCTCTCTGGCTCTTTCCCCAATGCAGAACCCATGGAAAACGTTGAACACCGCTTCCGCCGCATCTCCTCCGCCGTTCTCTACCGGAGAACCGCTCCCCCCATCTCCAATCCCTCCTGACCCACCAGATCCATCATCCCCCCTAGCCCCTCAGCAATTTCCACCCTTGTCTGTCAACTCCAAAACTACTCCTTTGACTTCAGCAACTATGAAGAAAACTCAAAAGGGTCGCAGAAGCTCTGCTACTACAGGTGACCTGCAACACCAAACAACTGTCTCGGAAGGATCCACTTCAATGGTACCTGAAACAGAAAAAACTGGCGTCAATGACCTAAACAACACTGTTCTGATTTCTGGATCTGAGAACACTACAGTATCACAAGCTCTTCCTCTTACTCTTGGGGAAGGTAGCGATACTTACACTATCCTAAACCGAACCACTACCTCACCTCTCATCACAAACACAGCCTCAGGAAACTTCCCACCCACACTCCCAGCCCAAAATTTCCCGGTTTTACCGCCAAACCCTAACCAAACTAACCTACCCCCTACTGAAAACTCGTCAGTCAACCCGCAACCACCCATAGGTCCCCTGCTCCCCACTCCAGAAACCAGACCCCTTCCACCAAAGCCAACCTCAGCTCCAACTTTAGTAGAAAAAATCAGAGCCTCTGAGGATAAAACCCTTGAGAGGCTCGCGCCAGTCACTATCTCCCAATCAGGCAGGCCGAGGGTACTCATCCCTGATTCAGTCTTCCAAGAAGGAGCAGAACTACATAAAGATTTTATAGTTTGCTACTTTAATGGAAAGTCGCCACCTTTTTTGCAAATCCAGAGTGTCTTGAATCACATGTGGGGCAAAGGTAAACGACTTGAGATCCACAACAATCCGATTAACCACTCCTGTTTGGTTCGGATACAGAGTGAGTTCTTGAGATCAAAAATCCTGGATAAAAACATATGGTATGTTGGCGACTCTATGTTTCATACTGCTCAGTGGTCCTCAGAGCACTCCAAATCTACCCCTCCCCTTAAGGCGATCAAAATATGGGCTCACCTCACTGGGGTACCATTGGATCTAAGGCATAAAAAAGGCCTCAGTCTGGTGGCAGGATTGATAGGGCATCCAAAGGAAACCGATGACTTCACAAAAGACCTGATAAGCATAACTGTCTCCCATGTTAAAGTAGAAGTGGACTTGACACAGCCTCTCCCTGATGTGGTTGAGTTTGAGCGGCAAAGTGGAGAGGTGGTTGAAGTCCTAGTTCACTACCCTTGGTTGCCACCTACTTGCGCCCATTGTCAAGAGCTTGGGCATATCATGCGTAATTGCCTAACTGCTCCGCCTCAAAAAGATCCTCCCCCTCCTCCTAAAAAACCTGTCCCCCCTATGCCTCAAAAGCAAACTCAGAAAAATCCTGCCTCCTCCAGGAAGCCTGTTTATGTTAAGAAACCTTCCCAGCCTTCCTCATCTAACCACAACCCTCCCCCACCTTCTTCCTCTGACCCTCAATCTCCAGCAAAAAACCCTCTTTCAAACTCCTCTACCTTGCCAATCCTTGATCTCGTGATCGCGCCTTCGCTTCCTTTCCAGCCTCCTGCTCCTGACCCTAACCCCTTTTCCTCCCCTGTCCGTGTCCCTAAGCCGTCTTTAAAGCGATCCAGATCCTCCCCTACCCTCTCCCCTCCTTGCTCTGGCAGTTCAAATCCCTCCTCCAACCTTCAAATCTCTTTTTTTAACCCTTTTGTAAACTCTCCTCTTCCCCTTTTTCCTTCTGCTCCTCCTAACCCCTTAACCCTGCCCTTTGACCCCTCAACTGTTTCTGTTACCCGAGGCTCCTCTCATCCTGATGGGGGAGCTTCTATTCCCTCCAAATGAGTTCAAAACTCTTTTTTTGGAATGTCCGAGGACTAAATATGCCGGACAAGCATAGGCCTTTTGTTGATTGGTTAGCATGCCATAAGCCACTTTTTGGAGCAATCTTAGAATCCCATATAAAAGAACCCTTTTTGCCTCCCATTATGTCCAAACTCTGTCCCACTTGGAATTATGCTTCCAACCACAACTCTGATGAGGATGGAAGAATAATTCTGATTTGGAAACACCCAGCCTCTGTCCAACTGATATCCCAAACCTCCCAAACCTTAACCGCCATCCTAACCCTTCCAAATCACCCACCCGCTTACTGCACGGCAGTGTACGCTTCTAATGAGATAGCTGATAGAATGGATCTCTGGGTTGAACTCATGCGCCTTCACAGTAACCTACAACTAGAAAACTCCCCTTGGTTGATTGGAGGAGATTTTAACCAGATCATCCATCCAGTAGAGCACTCTTCACCTTCAGTCTCTGCGCTTGATAATCAGATGTTCACCATGCGTGACTGCCTCACTCAGACTGGAACATTTGATCTCAGATTCAATGGGCCAAACCTTACTTGGACCAATAACCAACCTGAAAGTCCCATTGCCAAGAAACTAGACAGACTGTTGGTGAATGCCGTAACGATAGCTACTTTCCCCCATGCCTCAGTAACCTTCCTTCCTCAGCTTTTCTCAGACCACTGCCCCTGTCTGTTAGACCTCGCTGTAAGCCTACCCACTGCTGGTACCCACCCTTTCAAATTCCAAAACTACCTAACCAAACACCCTAGCTTTTCTAAGGTAGTTAATGATGCTTGGAGTAGCACCGGAAGCATGTGTTCAAATCTATCCCGGTTCTGTTGGAAACTAAAGACCCTTAAGGGAGAGCTAAAGAGACTAAATCGAGAgaacttttcaaaaatacaagaGAGAGTGAGTGAGACTTACAGTTTGTTACAATGTGTGCAGGTACAAGCGCTTCAAAATCCTTCACCACAGCTATACCAAGAGGAGAGGGATCTGCACCAAAAATGGCTTTTTCTTAGAGAAATTGAAGAATGTTTCTTTAGACAAAAGTCACGGATAAATTGGCTAAGAGAAGGGGACTTAAACACCATCTACTTCCACCGAATCTGCCAAGTCAGAGCGAGTTACAATGCTATCAGATGCTTTCTCTCAGCTTCTGGTGTGTTGATCACAGACCCGATCCAAATGAGCTTAATGGCGATTGAACATTTCAGATCGATCCTTGGGCCTCGGTTTTATACTCCTCCCATCACAGTCTCGAGCGCTACTTGGTTCTCATCTCTTATTCCCTTTCGTTGCACTCATCAGCAAGTCACTGCAATGCTTCAACTTCCTACACCTGAAGAAATAAAAAGACTTTTCTTCAAATTAAACCCAAACAAGGCCCCAGGGCCGGATGGTCTTTCTTCAGGTTTTTTCAAGGCGGCATGGGACATTGTTGGTTCTGAGGCGGTGGTTTCAATCCAAAACTTCTTTCACACAGCTTTTCTACCGACCTCAGCTAATGCAACTATTCTATCTCTCATTCCTAAGCATCCAGGGGCAACAAAGATCTCAGACTTTAGACCTATTTCCTGCTTAAACACTGTCTACAAAGTTATCTCACGCTTAATGGTTGCTAGACTCAAGCCTATTCTGCAACAGCTTATCCTACCATGTCAAACTGCTTTTGTCAAGGACAGATTGCTTGTGGAAAATACAGTCCTAGCTAGTGAGCTAATTCATGGTTACCACAAGAACAAAGGGCCAAAGAGAGTTACCATCAAAGTTGACATCGCCAAGGCATTTGACACCCTGTCATGGGAGTTCCTCCTATCCTGTCTTCAAGGGTTGAATGTCCCTCCACGCTTCATTGCTCAGCTCAAAGCCTGTATCTGCACAACAAGTTTTATGCTCGGTTACAATGGCACTGTCAACGGTTACTTCAAGGGAAAGAGAGGACTAAGGCAAGGGGATCCCCTTTCCCCTTACCTTTTTGTCATCGCAATGAACTGTCTATCTTATATGCTTAAGGAAGCAGCGGCACAAGGGAAAATAAGATACCATAAGAACTGTGAATCAATGAAGCTAACGCACCTGTCTTTCGCAGATGATTTGCTGATCTTTATAGATGGTTCTATTGAATCGCTTCAGAGTGTTATGCAGGTTCTTCATGAGTTTGAAAAGCGCTCGGGGCTAGCCGTGAGTTTTCAGAAAACGAGCTTCTTTGCCTCA from the Raphanus sativus cultivar WK10039 unplaced genomic scaffold, ASM80110v3 Scaffold1003, whole genome shotgun sequence genome contains:
- the LOC130503535 gene encoding uncharacterized protein LOC130503535, yielding MQNPWKTLNTASAASPPPFSTGEPLPPSPIPPDPPDPSSPLAPQQFPPLSVNSKTTPLTSATMKKTQKGRRSSATTGDLQHQTTVSEGSTSMVPETEKTGVNDLNNTVLISGSENTTVSQALPLTLGEGSDTYTILNRTTTSPLITNTASGNFPPTLPAQNFPVLPPNPNQTNLPPTENSSVNPQPPIGPLLPTPETRPLPPKPTSAPTLVEKIRASEDKTLERLAPVTISQSGRPRVLIPDSVFQEGAELHKDFIVCYFNGKSPPFLQIQSVLNHMWGKGKRLEIHNNPINHSCLVRIQSEFLRSKILDKNIWYVGDSMFHTAQWSSEHSKSTPPLKAIKIWAHLTGVPLDLRHKKGLSLVAGLIGHPKETDDFTKDLISITVSHVKVEVDLTQPLPDVVEFERQSGEVVEVLVHYPWLPPTCAHCQELGHIMRNCLTAPPQKDPPPPPKKPVPPMPQKQTQKNPASSRKPVYVKKPSQPSSSNHNPPPPSSSDPQSPAKNPLSNSSTLPILDLVIAPSLPFQPPAPDPNPFSSPVRVPKPSLKRSRSSPTLSPPCSGSSNPSSNLQISFFNPFVNSPLPLFPSAPPNPLTLPFDPSTVSVTRGSSHPDGGASIPSK